The Aquidulcibacter paucihalophilus genome has a window encoding:
- a CDS encoding trehalose-6-phosphate synthase translates to MSRLIVVSNRVSAPKDPAAGSAGGLAMALSAALRKYDGLWFGWSGETVGHFTGEAKFEDRAGVTVALVDLEAQDVDEYYNGYANKTLWPLFHHRVDLTAYERSYGEGYERTNARFAEVLAPLIQADDIIWIHDYHMIPMARDLRRLGVKNRIGFFLHTPWPVRQLLVTLPHHRRLVEAMFDYDLIGFQTREWLDLFRDYVASEPSVNGRLLPNDALEAFGKSVETGVFPIGIDVEGFIAARNSPLGNRTYDRMAASAAFRTLMVGVDRLDYSKGLEERLLGYEQFLETHPDMRSEVLLLQVTPISRDEVDSYQDIRGRLDALAGRINGAYAEMDWQPIRYLNRTYRRDQLAGIYRAARVGLVTPLRDGMNLVAKEYVAAQNPDDPGVLVLSRFAGAAEQMGEALLVNPFSREELSDAIQRALTMPLEERKRKWACLMQVVRDTDVGIWRDDFVSMLRAVERPGDGTSDAAPVRAA, encoded by the coding sequence ATGAGCCGCCTGATCGTCGTATCCAACCGTGTATCCGCGCCGAAGGACCCCGCGGCCGGCTCGGCCGGTGGTCTGGCCATGGCGCTGTCGGCTGCCCTGCGGAAATACGACGGCCTGTGGTTCGGCTGGTCCGGGGAGACGGTCGGGCATTTCACGGGGGAGGCCAAGTTCGAGGATCGGGCCGGGGTCACCGTCGCCCTCGTCGATCTGGAGGCCCAGGACGTCGACGAATACTACAACGGCTATGCCAACAAGACGCTGTGGCCGCTGTTCCACCACCGGGTCGACCTGACCGCCTATGAGCGGTCCTATGGCGAGGGATATGAGCGGACCAATGCCCGGTTCGCCGAGGTGCTGGCGCCGCTGATCCAGGCGGACGACATCATCTGGATCCATGACTACCACATGATCCCCATGGCCCGGGATCTGCGCCGGCTGGGTGTGAAGAACCGCATCGGCTTCTTCCTGCATACGCCCTGGCCGGTGCGACAGCTGCTCGTGACCCTGCCGCATCACCGCCGGCTGGTGGAGGCGATGTTCGACTATGACCTGATCGGCTTCCAGACGCGGGAATGGCTGGACCTGTTCCGCGACTATGTGGCGTCCGAGCCGAGCGTGAACGGCAGACTGCTGCCGAACGACGCGCTCGAGGCCTTCGGCAAGTCCGTTGAGACCGGCGTCTTCCCGATCGGCATAGACGTCGAGGGCTTCATCGCGGCGCGGAACTCGCCGCTCGGCAACCGGACCTATGACCGGATGGCCGCCTCGGCGGCGTTCCGGACCCTGATGGTCGGCGTCGACCGGCTGGACTATTCCAAGGGACTGGAGGAACGGCTGCTCGGCTATGAGCAGTTCCTCGAGACCCATCCGGACATGCGGTCCGAGGTCCTGCTGCTGCAGGTCACGCCCATCTCCCGCGATGAGGTCGACAGCTATCAGGACATCCGGGGGCGGCTGGATGCGCTCGCGGGGCGCATCAACGGCGCCTATGCCGAGATGGACTGGCAGCCGATCCGCTACCTGAACCGCACCTACCGCCGCGACCAGCTGGCGGGCATCTATCGCGCCGCGCGGGTCGGGCTGGTGACGCCGCTGCGCGACGGCATGAACCTGGTGGCCAAGGAATATGTCGCGGCCCAGAACCCGGACGATCCCGGTGTGCTGGTGCTGTCGCGCTTCGCCGGGGCCGCCGAGCAGATGGGCGAGGCACTGCTGGTCAATCCGTTCAGCCGCGAGGAACTGTCCGACGCCATTCAGCGCGCCCTGACCATGCCGCTGGAAGAGCGGAAGCGGAAATGGGCCTGTCTGATGCAGGTGGTGCGCGACACGGACGTCGGCATCTGGCGTGACGACTTCGTCTCGATGCTGCGAGCCGTTGAGCGGCCTGGAGACGGGACCAGCGACGCCGCTCCCGTCCGCGCGGCCTAG